One segment of Thermodesulfobacteriota bacterium DNA contains the following:
- a CDS encoding conjugal transfer protein TraF: MYKTSVTLVLLLLPLSTLRVRAEEYRYFDEHHRGWFWYEIIKELQEKKAELPHEQTQASPLTVEDIRKRGEELFNRAVLDPTPENVREYMAYQKLMLDRSQQFAEVWRSTLWENPQLDETVRHPTSSLGIQLATAEDKNSMREVITKLSQSGELIFFFTTACPYCQEESRLLKVLQQNYPIGIMAVSLDGAGLPDWGDYQVDRGQARNLGVTEVPALFLLVPPDKVIRVSTGLVSYDELEKRLYLVGQQILGINRQDYPPTQAFLSGNNGIGASPALQEETSDSSLETFFKTRSVKNPTSLFLQTEEVSR, from the coding sequence ATGTATAAAACTTCAGTCACTTTAGTCCTTCTTTTATTACCTCTTTCCACGCTTAGAGTAAGAGCTGAAGAATACAGATACTTCGATGAGCACCATCGTGGATGGTTTTGGTACGAGATCATCAAAGAACTCCAGGAAAAGAAAGCCGAACTGCCGCATGAGCAAACCCAGGCTTCACCGCTAACGGTAGAAGATATAAGGAAGAGAGGGGAAGAGCTTTTCAACCGCGCAGTTCTTGATCCCACCCCTGAGAACGTTCGCGAATATATGGCTTATCAGAAACTGATGCTCGACCGCAGCCAACAGTTTGCAGAAGTTTGGAGAAGTACACTATGGGAAAATCCTCAGCTAGACGAGACTGTTCGTCATCCCACCTCCAGTCTTGGGATCCAACTTGCAACTGCAGAGGACAAGAACTCCATGCGTGAGGTGATCACAAAACTCTCTCAGTCAGGCGAGCTTATATTCTTTTTTACGACCGCATGCCCCTACTGTCAGGAGGAATCGAGATTACTCAAAGTCCTTCAACAGAATTACCCGATTGGGATAATGGCAGTATCCCTGGACGGAGCAGGACTACCCGATTGGGGAGATTATCAGGTTGATAGAGGCCAGGCTAGAAACTTAGGGGTAACCGAAGTTCCCGCCCTGTTTCTCCTTGTTCCCCCTGACAAGGTAATAAGAGTGAGCACAGGACTTGTTTCCTATGATGAGCTGGAAAAAAGGCTCTATCTAGTAGGACAGCAAATTTTAGGAATAAACCGGCAAGACTATCCCCCGACACAAGCATTTCTATCGGGGAATAACGGGATAGGAGCCTCGCCCGCTTTACAGGAAGAGACCAGTGATAGCTCTTTAGAGACCTTCTTCAAAACCAGGTCTGTTAAGAATCCAACAAGCCTCTTCTTACAGACAGAGGAGGTGTCGAGATGA
- a CDS encoding conjugal transfer protein TraH yields MRFITLVFTIALTISTPALADLNSQVQDMFNRLGFEGSAVTEPGIYETQSRGYVTGGSLSIRTPYDTLQPFTVSLPSIRAGCQGIDVFLGAFSYINVDELIQKLKTIGTSALSYGFMLAIKTLCPSCYDVLQWLEDVSRSANQLAINTCQAGESVAKGVFGLASAIRTGQWGRCAQIGNASGGFEDFISAWRACADDLTSAQASASGDDAVRANPEGNLVWRALQQLDVPDDLRQYIMSTTGTVIVTNDSATSKAPLLTVSDLVNGGPVMRYQCDGSECLNPTEVSETIDGFKQMVKSKLEEAFMAIITKSEPSDEIKQFIEALPSPVWKFLNVTSGYPVPAGKSFIEQYSDSIAILAATYWFDMAFRHTTQGLQSAGLNGVAGSKEALDSFYRDSKQVYDMAYNELGKSETKLQNFDSLLKTLDFLERRLTQNLESSGILAQYNFGKDNNTVQIR; encoded by the coding sequence ATGAGATTTATAACTTTGGTTTTTACTATAGCATTGACTATTTCCACACCTGCCCTGGCCGATCTCAACTCCCAGGTCCAGGATATGTTTAACCGTCTTGGATTTGAAGGGAGTGCCGTTACTGAACCAGGCATATACGAAACCCAGTCCCGTGGATACGTTACCGGCGGCTCATTATCCATCAGAACCCCATATGATACCCTTCAGCCTTTTACCGTAAGCCTTCCCAGTATTCGCGCTGGCTGTCAGGGAATAGATGTATTCCTTGGAGCGTTCTCCTACATAAACGTTGATGAGCTGATTCAAAAGTTAAAGACCATTGGCACCTCCGCGCTCAGCTATGGATTCATGCTGGCAATAAAAACCCTCTGTCCTTCCTGCTACGATGTCTTACAGTGGCTAGAGGATGTTAGCCGCTCAGCAAATCAACTGGCGATAAACACCTGTCAAGCGGGAGAAAGCGTGGCTAAAGGGGTATTCGGTCTCGCAAGCGCGATCCGCACCGGACAGTGGGGTAGATGCGCTCAAATCGGAAATGCTTCGGGTGGTTTTGAAGATTTTATTTCTGCATGGCGAGCATGTGCCGATGACCTGACAAGCGCCCAGGCCTCTGCCTCAGGAGATGATGCAGTGCGCGCTAATCCCGAGGGCAACCTCGTATGGAGGGCATTACAACAGCTAGATGTTCCTGACGATTTAAGACAGTACATAATGAGCACGACAGGAACGGTGATTGTAACAAATGATTCAGCAACGTCTAAAGCACCTTTACTCACTGTCTCAGACCTTGTAAACGGAGGTCCGGTGATGCGCTATCAGTGCGATGGATCAGAATGCCTAAACCCGACAGAGGTCTCTGAAACAATTGATGGATTTAAACAAATGGTGAAATCAAAGCTCGAAGAGGCTTTTATGGCCATCATTACAAAGAGCGAGCCCAGTGACGAGATCAAACAGTTCATCGAGGCGCTCCCTTCCCCTGTCTGGAAGTTTCTGAACGTTACAAGCGGGTATCCGGTGCCGGCTGGAAAGAGCTTCATCGAGCAGTACTCGGATTCAATCGCCATTCTGGCCGCAACTTACTGGTTCGACATGGCCTTTAGACATACCACCCAGGGACTTCAGAGTGCCGGGCTTAACGGAGTCGCCGGAAGCAAAGAGGCTCTTGATAGCTTCTACCGGGATTCTAAACAGGTCTATGATATGGCCTATAATGAGTTAGGCAAGTCTGAGACAAAGCTTCAAAACTTCGACTCCCTGCTCAAGACCCTGGACTTTCTGGAAAGGAGGCTCACACAGAACCTCGAGTCCTCCGGAATATTGGCCCAGTACAACTTTGGAAAAGACAATAACACGGTTCAAATAAGGTAA
- a CDS encoding conjugal transfer protein TraG N-terminal domain-containing protein has translation MKLNKLVMVFGGISLFLLPSISYAAPAFEINTYGNGQFIGEVLNSVAILAGGGDLNGLLRLGLVIGLLVAVLSIMFQRQFNAAWFFAAVIVYLSLFGVKVDVAINDRLDPSANKVIGSVPAGVGIFASVTSRIGDALTRIMESAFTIPGPLQYASNGYLQGGDLMRRSTSFIIPEPNLRRSFVDFIRNCTFYDILDGSVSEKALLESSNLLNDLATDSTRYAQIYVSASCGEVEGLPDLMLCRDAYPRIQNCISTYYPQWLTTLENSIFGTTTGTLEGIVEVAYSDLSQLSFSAKDIVIQNALINVFGDAFKAQAAATGADATLLAIAVSEAQAQQKSAFVVMGEMAKKTLPVIRGLLQGIMYGIFPIVLFLMMTPLINRIFPAYLTILLWLEFWNPIYAIVNLFANLSMQRLLPGVVGGQLSILTNPALAHETQTAVAVAGLATLVVPFISYFIVSQSAHAIVGALQQLLGPTTGIAQGAGTSTALGNVTLGSSSIGVASFNNINANKDDRTALVAKGAVDKFSGYGDLPAHELNTGNFPFGIVGSTDINSQIGERISDLRSSALSNVNRSVLSLSSQISQLSRVGNSHNQFRNLRTGELVSLTGQQADSLNRLQSIADNIRHATGVDRDTALNYALTALGAKELGLSGGLSGTFGLGEGGGAGLGILGNIRGALRGQTQYQEGFQDSSRLSQSLQNAIDSANKSDYSNLLSITDRFGTSTELGTSTQSGTFGGSEKTSGITDARAFYNEASGQLQQAQSLERVQATTVSGGVSSSFNLTPEIASRFANSEDLNRAFYDYVHNPESTNAQRFRNAVSEYQQRVFNEERFGGTPTVAAGVGLILPNVDRNQLESFQLQEPSNINSVVNFGEGERRPLGSGGVTIPQTLGVQQEVDQIRSHVEHGYENIQHDRGHVQTEFQSERNRTQGEIFDFSPSLPRATGNALTGYDPEHGQRTSEVVSDPYVPQVYEKSVQEPGGKTKTVIIGNPPEEQPESLNNKVVVPEEYRNRGK, from the coding sequence ATGAAATTAAATAAACTAGTCATGGTTTTCGGAGGAATTTCTCTTTTTCTTCTTCCCTCTATTTCCTACGCAGCACCTGCATTTGAGATTAACACCTACGGAAATGGGCAGTTTATAGGAGAAGTCTTAAACTCCGTTGCAATTTTGGCGGGCGGAGGAGACTTAAACGGACTCCTCAGGCTTGGTCTTGTCATCGGACTTCTTGTTGCAGTACTAAGTATCATGTTCCAGCGGCAATTCAACGCCGCCTGGTTCTTCGCAGCGGTGATTGTGTATCTATCCCTCTTCGGTGTCAAGGTAGATGTGGCGATCAATGACCGGCTTGATCCTTCTGCCAATAAGGTGATCGGAAGTGTGCCTGCAGGGGTAGGTATTTTTGCTTCGGTAACCTCCAGGATCGGGGATGCCCTTACCAGAATCATGGAATCCGCATTCACCATTCCAGGGCCTCTACAATATGCAAGTAACGGCTATCTTCAGGGTGGAGACCTCATGAGACGCTCTACCAGCTTCATTATTCCTGAGCCCAACCTAAGAAGGAGTTTTGTAGACTTTATAAGAAACTGCACGTTTTATGACATTCTCGATGGAAGTGTATCAGAGAAGGCACTTCTGGAATCCTCAAATCTCCTGAATGACTTGGCAACCGATTCTACTCGTTATGCCCAAATCTATGTCTCTGCCTCCTGCGGGGAAGTAGAGGGACTTCCGGACCTTATGCTTTGCCGGGACGCATATCCACGGATCCAAAATTGCATTAGCACTTACTATCCTCAGTGGCTTACCACCCTTGAGAACTCTATATTCGGCACTACTACAGGAACTCTTGAGGGCATTGTTGAGGTTGCGTATTCCGACCTTTCTCAACTTTCTTTCAGCGCAAAGGATATAGTCATTCAAAATGCCCTGATCAATGTATTCGGGGATGCATTTAAAGCGCAGGCGGCTGCCACAGGGGCAGATGCTACGCTTCTTGCTATCGCAGTGTCGGAAGCGCAGGCACAGCAAAAGAGCGCCTTTGTGGTTATGGGGGAAATGGCCAAAAAGACCCTTCCCGTAATCAGAGGGCTATTGCAGGGAATAATGTACGGGATATTCCCCATAGTGCTCTTTCTCATGATGACACCCTTGATAAACAGAATTTTTCCTGCTTATTTGACTATTCTACTCTGGCTGGAGTTCTGGAACCCCATTTACGCAATAGTAAATCTCTTCGCCAATCTTTCTATGCAGCGCCTCCTTCCCGGGGTAGTAGGAGGTCAGCTTTCAATCCTCACAAATCCTGCCCTTGCTCATGAAACTCAGACGGCTGTTGCTGTTGCCGGACTGGCCACTCTAGTAGTTCCCTTTATCTCCTACTTTATTGTCAGCCAGAGTGCACATGCGATAGTGGGGGCCTTGCAACAGCTTCTTGGACCCACTACGGGGATAGCTCAGGGTGCAGGGACAAGCACGGCGCTCGGGAACGTTACGCTTGGTTCTTCGAGTATCGGTGTCGCAAGCTTCAATAATATCAACGCGAATAAAGATGACCGGACCGCGTTGGTTGCTAAAGGCGCGGTAGATAAATTTTCGGGGTATGGTGATCTACCTGCACACGAACTTAATACCGGAAATTTCCCGTTTGGTATCGTAGGGAGCACAGACATAAATTCCCAGATTGGAGAGAGGATAAGCGACCTGAGAAGCTCGGCTTTGTCTAACGTTAACAGAAGCGTCTTGTCTCTTTCATCTCAGATAAGCCAGCTTTCGAGGGTTGGTAACAGTCACAACCAATTTAGGAATCTGAGGACTGGGGAATTAGTTTCACTTACCGGACAACAGGCAGACTCGCTAAACAGACTGCAATCTATAGCAGACAATATCCGTCACGCAACAGGAGTGGACAGGGATACAGCGCTAAACTATGCCCTTACTGCCCTAGGGGCAAAAGAATTGGGACTCAGCGGGGGATTGAGTGGAACATTTGGTTTGGGTGAGGGCGGCGGAGCTGGACTTGGAATACTTGGGAATATTAGAGGTGCACTAAGAGGACAAACCCAATATCAGGAAGGGTTCCAGGATAGTTCCCGACTTTCCCAATCTCTGCAGAATGCAATAGACTCGGCTAATAAGAGCGATTATTCTAACCTTCTCAGTATTACCGATAGGTTTGGAACATCTACCGAGCTTGGCACATCAACCCAAAGTGGTACGTTTGGCGGAAGCGAAAAAACTTCAGGCATAACTGATGCCCGAGCCTTTTATAATGAAGCTTCCGGTCAGTTGCAACAAGCTCAAAGCCTTGAGAGAGTCCAGGCAACAACTGTATCAGGTGGGGTCAGTTCCAGCTTCAATCTTACTCCTGAAATCGCCAGTAGGTTTGCTAATTCTGAGGATCTCAATAGAGCTTTTTACGACTATGTACATAACCCCGAATCGACTAACGCCCAAAGATTTAGAAATGCGGTTTCTGAGTACCAACAAAGAGTATTTAATGAAGAACGATTTGGAGGCACACCGACCGTCGCTGCAGGCGTAGGTCTTATTCTCCCAAATGTGGATAGAAATCAATTAGAGAGCTTTCAGCTCCAGGAGCCTAGCAACATAAACTCGGTAGTAAACTTTGGCGAAGGAGAAAGACGCCCTTTAGGGAGTGGTGGGGTAACTATTCCGCAAACCCTGGGTGTTCAGCAAGAAGTTGACCAAATCAGGTCACATGTAGAGCATGGATACGAAAATATCCAGCATGATAGGGGACACGTACAAACTGAATTTCAAAGTGAAAGAAACAGGACTCAAGGAGAGATCTTCGATTTTTCTCCCAGCCTGCCCAGAGCAACAGGCAACGCTCTGACCGGGTATGACCCAGAACACGGGCAAAGAACAAGTGAGGTCGTGTCTGATCCCTATGTACCGCAAGTCTATGAGAAGTCTGTTCAGGAACCTGGCGGTAAAACGAAGACGGTTATAATAGGAAATCCACCCGAGGAACAGCCAGAGTCACTTAATAACAAGGTCGTTGTGCCTGAAGAATATAGAAATAGAGGAAAATAA